A single genomic interval of Calypte anna isolate BGI_N300 chromosome 3, bCalAnn1_v1.p, whole genome shotgun sequence harbors:
- the SDHAF4 gene encoding succinate dehydrogenase assembly factor 4, mitochondrial, whose protein sequence is MALRLLRAAPGAAKSSLLCSFLRSTSSKTGGRSEPAKQSLKKPKLPVGRFDEPEESSLEREPLEKFPDGINPVTKERGGPKGPEPTRFGDWERKGRCIDF, encoded by the exons ATGGCTCTGAGGCTGCTGCGCGCTGCGCCGGGGGCAGCGA AGTCATCACTGCTTTGCAGCTTTCTGAGGAGCACCAGCTCTAAGACAGGAGGAAGATCTGAACCTGCAAAGCAGTCTCTTAAGAAACCGAAGTTACCAGTAGGTCGATTTGATGAACCAGAGGAATCCAGTTTAGAGAGGGAACCCCTGGAAA AATTCCCTGATGGAATCAATCCTGTTACAAAAGAGAGGGGTGGACCTAAAGGCCCTGAACCTACACGCTTTGGAgactgggagagaaaaggacGTTGTATagatttttaa